A genome region from Ptiloglossa arizonensis isolate GNS036 chromosome 4, iyPtiAriz1_principal, whole genome shotgun sequence includes the following:
- the LOC143145772 gene encoding zinc finger CCHC domain-containing protein 17, which yields MVNCKINQIFLGEIASVQNYGAFIRIPGCSAQGLIHKSQVSSAHVDNVAEILQRGERVWCKVISVGDDGKIGLSMKYVNQGNGTDLDPNGVELQRDMQKKKTIGKYERKAIHLEAVLNTTCTKCGTAGHLSNDCFMSPDGKKYELIPEIEEEVVQPQIETSEKEKKHKQKKSKKKQKAKKHKQDTDGTDSEEKEIVKKKKKKHSKDQKKKKKKYDSSSNDESASESSSSHDVKAHKRKRSESLEKRTKKCKHSKSKYPDR from the exons atggtaaattgtaagataaatcaaatatttcttggggAAATTGCGTCTGTACAAAATTATGGAGCTTTCATTAGAATTCCCGGCTGTTCAGCACAGGGATTAATACATAAATCACAG GTAAGCTCAGCTCATGTTGACAATgttgcagaaattttgcagagagGGGAACGAGTATGGTGCAAAGTTATTTCTGTAGGAGATGATGGTAAAATAGGATTATCTATGAAATATGTAAATCAAGGAAATGGTACAGACTTGGATCCCAATGGTGTAGAATTACAGAGAGatatgcaaaagaaaaaaactataGGAAAGTATGAACGTAAAGCTATACATTTAGAAGCAGTTCTTAATACCACATGCACAAAATGTGGAACAGCTGGTCATCTATCTAATGATTGCTTTATGTCTCCTGATGGAAAAAAGTATGAATTGATTCCAGAGATTGAAGAGGAAGTTGTTCAACCACAAATTGAAACAagcgaaaaagagaagaaacatAAACAGAAAAAgtcaaagaaaaaacaaaaagctAAGAAGCATAAGCAAGATACAGATGGTACTGATTCCGAGGAAAAGGAAATagttaagaaaaagaaaaaaaaacattctaaagaccagaaaaaaaaaaagaagaaatatgatAGTTCTTCTAATGATGAAAGTGCTAGTGAAAGTTCTTCTAGTCATGATGTAAAAGCTCATAAACGAAAGCGTTCAGAAAGTTTAGAAAAACGTAcaaaaaaatgtaaacattcaaaaagtaaatatcCAGATCGATGA